AGAAGTTAAGCCTTAAAAACAATTTTGACGATAAATCAATGCTACGTGAAAAAGTAGCTGCAGATGTATTCCGCAGTGCAGGGTTAGCCGTTTCAAACACCGCATTTTATACGGTTTATGTTGATTATGGAGATGGTCCTATTTATTTTGGACTATATACACTTGTAGAAGAAGTTGATGATACCGTAATAGATGAGCAGTTTTCTGACGATGATGGAAATTTGTATAAGCCAGATGGTGATGCCGCTACTTTTGCCGCAGGTACTTATGATGAAGATGAATATGTTAAAAAAACAAATGAAGATGATGCCGATTTTTCTGATGTAGAAAGTCTTTTAAATATTCTACATGATGCGTCAAGAACAACAGATGCTGCAGCATGGAGAACAAATTTAGATGCAACACTTGATACTGATGTATTCTTGAAATACTTAGCTACCAATACTATTATTCAAAATTGGGATACTTATGGTAGAATGTCTCACAACTACTATCTATATAATAATCCCGATAACAGTAAGTTAACGTGGATACCATGGGATAATAATGAAGCTTTACAAACAGGTAAACAACAAGGCTCTGCAGCGTTAGATTTCTCAAATATTACAGCATCCCAATGGCCATTAATATCATACTTGTATACTGATGATGTTTACCAAGCTAAGTATGATGCCTACGTTCAAGAAGTTATTGAAGGTCCTTTTAACGAGGCAACGGTACAAGCATTATATGCAAGCTATTCTGCGTTAATTGAACCTTATGCAACTTCTGAAACTGAAGGGTATACCTTTTTAAACTCTAGTGCAGATTTTCAGAATGCGGTGAATGAACTAAATGCCCATGCCACAAGTAGAACTGCGGCAGTAAATAGTTACCTAAATAGATAATAATTGTTGTTGATGTTAGCTCAAAGCTTCGTGAGAAATCATGGAGCTTTATTTAAACATATAAAGTCTTACATCGGATACTAAAATAGCTTTCAATGGTATTGTTCAGAAAGGTTAGAAATAAATTATTGCGGCTAGAAAAGTTTAAAACATACTTTATTTACGCGCTTGGCGAAATAGCATTAATAGTAGTAGGTCTATTGATTGCCTGGAAAATCAACAACTTAAATGAAATTAAAAAAAATAGGGTTGTAGAACTGAAAATTTATAAAAGCTTAAGTCAAGAGCTGGATACAAATTTAATTGTATTGGATAGTGCTATTGTAGATTATACAAAGAGCATACAAATGCTTCAAAACACAATTAACTATCTAGGTGTACAGCCAAAAGAATTAACGCAAGACGCCAAAAAGTTAATTGTTAATCTCAACTATGAGAAGACCATTGTAAGAAACGAGGCTATTAATTCAATAAACGCTACTAACAAATTTGAATTTATTGAAAGTGACTCTCTTAAATATTTGATTGCTGCTTACCCTAACGAGTTAGATAGCTTTAACAATCAACAAATTAAAATTGAAAATATTATTACCAATCGGTTGAAACCGATAATAGAAAAATATATTTCGTTATTAGAAATTTTACCTGAAAATAGTTACAACTACAAGCGAGTTAAAAACTATGGTAATCAATCTAATTATCCAGAATTATTGGTTAGTAGAGAATATCAAAACGGTGTTATAGATAGACTTTTAAGAACCAAAGATCAATTATCGATTGCCAAAAATTTAAGATTCAAAACTGAGACTATTGCAACAAAATTAAATCAAGAATTACATAGACCTTAATCAAATTAAATAATAATCTAAAACTCAATATCATGATAGAAAAAAATAAATACTTTGTTTTAACCTGCTTCCTATTGGCTTTTACAGCTATTGGTTTTATTAGCTGTAGTAGTGATGATTCTTCAACTTCAGATGAGGCTGTAATTGAAGAGGATGACACAGAAACTGACAATGACGCTACAGATGAAGATACAAATACAGTAAGTGTTGACGCTTCTTATTTTTATACGACTGACGGTTCGGTTACTATCACAACGGTGCCGTGTACTTTATCAGATGGCACCTCTACAGATTGTTATCAGATAGTTACGACCAGTCTACCTGGAGATCACGAAATGGGACCATGGTGCCCTGGTAATATTGAAGATGATGCTACAGCAGGTGGTATTTGGCTTGAAGGTGGAGAAGTATATGATGTAGATGGTGCTTTCGTTGAAAATATGGCAACATTCTATAATGATCCAAATTGGATGATGTACGATGCAAACGGAGATATTTATATTACCGATACCCAAGAGGATTGTGAAAATGCCGCCAACCCTGATGTTGGTGAAGAATACGAAAATTTCTGTGTTGAATGTCTTCCTTCCTACATTACAGATTTAACACAAACTTGGACAATTCCTATTACTCCGGTTGCTCAAGATTCTCCTGTGCTATTTACTACCGCAGGTGGTGGACCTGGAGGACCAGGAATAACAACAGCTCCTTCAACACGTGGCGTAGCATTAAACGGTATTGAGTTTTCTGCGCCTGCTCCCGTAGATAACATTTTGGGTGCCTATACTTTAGCTCCATTTGATGATGCTGGCGGACATATAAATGTTCACCAAGGGTATCATTACCACGCAGCAACAGGATTTAGTACTAAAATAGCACAAGATGACGGACATGCAGCCTTAATTGGTTATGCTTTAGACGGATATGGAATTTATGAATTGGCTGATAGTAGTGGTGTAGAGACTACAAACTTAGATGAATTAAGAGGACATTCTGATGATACTAGAGGTTACCATTACCATGTAGATGCAGCTGGTAATAACAACTTTATTGATGGCTTAAAAGGTGCTTACGTAAACTAAATAGACATGAAAAAGTATATTTTTTTATTGGTTTTTTTATGGACAACTATGGGCAGTTTTGCCCATAGTCCAGATGCGTCAACCGTTGTTTTAGCAGAGCAAAAGAACAACGTATGGGTTTTACAAATCAACGCATCGTTGACTGCTTTTCAACAAGAGGTTAGAACTCATTTTGCTGAAACCCCTTATAAAACTCCAGAAGAATTTCAAGAAATGGTAATCGCACATATTAAAAATAATCTTCAGTTTACTTTTAATAATGGCGAGCAAATTATTTTAGGTAAAGGTGTGGTTAAATTAGGACACGAAACTAAAGTTGTTTTTGAGGTTTTAAATATACCGACAGAGATAACTTCCGTAAATGTTTCTAACAAAGTATTTAGCGATATCAATAGAAATCAAAGTACCCTAATGATATTTAAAGAAGGCTTTGCTAAAGATCATTTTACCCTAGATAAAACCAATGACCATACTATTACTTTGGTGGTAAAGGACAATAAGTTCATTGAAAAAACAGAACAAAATGCAGGCGTATCTCCTTCTTTAATCATCTTAGGTTTAATAGCAAGTATTTGTTTAGGTCTATTGATTAAAAATATACTGCTATTGAGAGAAAAATCGGTCAGCGAAAATATTTAATCTTAATCTAAAACCAGATTCGCTTAATAGAACGCGGAGTTCACTGATTATTGAAATCTGGTATGTCCTTAGTTATTAGTATTGTAGTGTTAAATCGCTGAAATCAAGCTCAAATTAAATATTATGAAAAAAAATAGTCTAAAAAGAATTCCCCAAGTGTCATTTGTTTTGGCATTATCATTCATCACATTAATTGCATGTAGTAGCGATAGTATTGATGATGACATTACAGAAGAGATTGCAAGTACTGATGACTCTGAAGATGAATCTGAAGAAGTTGTAACAGAATTACATGCTGCATATGCTGCCTTTAATTCAGATGCGGTAACTGTATATTTAGATGGTTCAGAAGTTGTGATTGAAACAACAGGTTTACCAAATCATGAAACCGTTTATTGGGGAGAAGGTAACGCCTTATACAGAGAAGAATCTGACGTCGCTACGACACCTAGCATTATGTCTAGTAATAATAATGCGACTACCATTCGTGTAGATGCTACTCCAAATTTAACCGGTAGTACTGTTGAAACAGTATTGAATACAATAGGTATTGCTGTTAGTGGTTCTTCTATATTCAACGACCAAGAAGGTGGTGGCGCTTTAGACCAAGCTGCGGCTAGTTTAGATTGGACAGGGGCTCATATTGGTCCTGGTGTATATCACTATCATTTAGAACCAAAAGCGTTCTCGGATGATGATGAAAATTTAGTAGGTGTTTTGTTAGACGGTGTTTTTCTTTATGGTCGTAAATGTAATTCAACGGGAGATTATCCTTCAGATCTAGATGCTTCTGGCGGACATACCACTACTACTCAATACACTGATGGTGAAGAAGAATATCATTACCATATTATAAATGAAGTTTATTCAACAACAGGATCATACTTAGCATTTGCAGGTCCTTACCAAGGCTATTAAAAATGAGAATAGTTCACTTCCATATCATATGTTTTATACTGATTTTTCAAGTTGGTTGTAAGAATACAACAGAGCCCAAAACTTTGGTGGAGAAAACAATAGAAATTAAGCAAGAAACTAAATTTAAAGAAGAATTAAAGTTAAATCAATTGGAAGGAACATGGTATTATAAAAACTCACCTTATGATGGTTATTCAATAGCCTTACATGAAAATGGTACTTTGGCAGAAAAGGTGGGTTTTATAAAAGGTAAAAGAGAAGGCGTTGTGCAAAGATGGTCAGATACCGGTGTATTACGAGTTGAATTTCATTTTAAAAATAATCGTATAGAAGGTTCTTATAAAAGCTGGTGGGAAAATGGTCAATTGGCGCAAGATGCTAATTACGTTAATGGTAATATGAACGGGGTTGAAAAGAAATGGTATCCAGACGGGCAATTGGCAAAAGAAAGACAATTGTTAAATGGTAAGGAAGAGGGTTTACAAAAAGCATGGTTACAAAATGGAACTTTGTATGTAAACTATGAAGCTAAAAACGGACGTATTTTTGGGTTACGTAGAGCAAATTCTTGTTATCAATTAGAAGATGAAGTTGTAATTAAATCAGAAAACGAATTATTATGAACAAGGCGGTACTTTCTATAGTTGTTATACTTCTTTTTGCTGCTTGTAAACAAACGGTAAAAAAAGAAAATATTCAGGTAACTGAAACCAGTAGGGTAGAGCACTTGCCATTTTATAACGATGAGTCATTTACGCCACATTGGATAACTCCAAATACTGAAGAAGAGAAACAATTTCATAAAATTCCAGATTTTAAATTGGTGGATCAATTAGGAGATACATTGACGCAAAAATCATTTGATAATCAAATTTATATTACGGACTTCTTTTTTACGAGTTGCCCAGGTATTTGCTTGAAGATGACCAATAATATGACAAAGGTACAAGAAGCCTTTTTAGATAATCCGGAAGTAGCTATTCTTTCACATTCCGTTACTCCATCGATAGATTCTGTTACTGTTCTTAAAACATATGCTGAAAAGAACGGAGTTATTGATTCTAAATGGCACTTGGTTACAGGTGATAAAACTGAAATTTACAACTTAGGTAGAAACGAATATTTTGTAGAAAATGATTTAGGTATTCCTAAGGATATCAATGACTTTTTACACACAGAAAACTTCTTGCTCATAGATAAAAACAAGCATATACGTGGTATCTACAACGGACTCAATCGGGCTTCAATAGCACAATTGATTACTGATGTAAATGCCTTGCTAGAAGAAAGTTGATTGCAATTGTTTGATTAATTATTGAAAAAAGCCCGTAAACTAATGTTTACGGGCTTTTTAAATTTAACATGAAATG
Above is a window of Maribacter aquivivus DNA encoding:
- a CDS encoding CotH kinase family protein, whose amino-acid sequence is MSYKDIKSVFPIEKIFFFIFISVFIACSDDDTVTSTDEEDEEIIEEEEVSTTVDDTDFEATDWTTATHSKDADPDFEEVFEDNEVKRLDIVITEDRWESMLDNMTSLYGSFGGSSQGGGPVGTTSTDEDPIFVPAEVFYEGTEWYKVGVRFKGNSSLQSTWQAGNLKLSFKLDFDEFEDDYPQIDNQRFYGFKKLSLKNNFDDKSMLREKVAADVFRSAGLAVSNTAFYTVYVDYGDGPIYFGLYTLVEEVDDTVIDEQFSDDDGNLYKPDGDAATFAAGTYDEDEYVKKTNEDDADFSDVESLLNILHDASRTTDAAAWRTNLDATLDTDVFLKYLATNTIIQNWDTYGRMSHNYYLYNNPDNSKLTWIPWDNNEALQTGKQQGSAALDFSNITASQWPLISYLYTDDVYQAKYDAYVQEVIEGPFNEATVQALYASYSALIEPYATSETEGYTFLNSSADFQNAVNELNAHATSRTAAVNSYLNR
- a CDS encoding YHYH protein, with the protein product MIEKNKYFVLTCFLLAFTAIGFISCSSDDSSTSDEAVIEEDDTETDNDATDEDTNTVSVDASYFYTTDGSVTITTVPCTLSDGTSTDCYQIVTTSLPGDHEMGPWCPGNIEDDATAGGIWLEGGEVYDVDGAFVENMATFYNDPNWMMYDANGDIYITDTQEDCENAANPDVGEEYENFCVECLPSYITDLTQTWTIPITPVAQDSPVLFTTAGGGPGGPGITTAPSTRGVALNGIEFSAPAPVDNILGAYTLAPFDDAGGHINVHQGYHYHAATGFSTKIAQDDGHAALIGYALDGYGIYELADSSGVETTNLDELRGHSDDTRGYHYHVDAAGNNNFIDGLKGAYVN
- a CDS encoding YHYH protein, which codes for MKKNSLKRIPQVSFVLALSFITLIACSSDSIDDDITEEIASTDDSEDESEEVVTELHAAYAAFNSDAVTVYLDGSEVVIETTGLPNHETVYWGEGNALYREESDVATTPSIMSSNNNATTIRVDATPNLTGSTVETVLNTIGIAVSGSSIFNDQEGGGALDQAAASLDWTGAHIGPGVYHYHLEPKAFSDDDENLVGVLLDGVFLYGRKCNSTGDYPSDLDASGGHTTTTQYTDGEEEYHYHIINEVYSTTGSYLAFAGPYQGY
- a CDS encoding toxin-antitoxin system YwqK family antitoxin, giving the protein MRIVHFHIICFILIFQVGCKNTTEPKTLVEKTIEIKQETKFKEELKLNQLEGTWYYKNSPYDGYSIALHENGTLAEKVGFIKGKREGVVQRWSDTGVLRVEFHFKNNRIEGSYKSWWENGQLAQDANYVNGNMNGVEKKWYPDGQLAKERQLLNGKEEGLQKAWLQNGTLYVNYEAKNGRIFGLRRANSCYQLEDEVVIKSENELL
- a CDS encoding SCO family protein, producing the protein MNKAVLSIVVILLFAACKQTVKKENIQVTETSRVEHLPFYNDESFTPHWITPNTEEEKQFHKIPDFKLVDQLGDTLTQKSFDNQIYITDFFFTSCPGICLKMTNNMTKVQEAFLDNPEVAILSHSVTPSIDSVTVLKTYAEKNGVIDSKWHLVTGDKTEIYNLGRNEYFVENDLGIPKDINDFLHTENFLLIDKNKHIRGIYNGLNRASIAQLITDVNALLEES